One window from the genome of Candidatus Didemnitutus sp. encodes:
- a CDS encoding MBL fold metallo-hydrolase: MPVRFRILGSGSNGNAALLSTGDTRVLVDAGFSARRLGEMLAAAGESLERIDAIFLTHEHGDHAAGLSGLAKHPHIRVFANHATAQAVQRSLKHRANWQVFETGATFRFRDLEVSAFSVPHDAQDPVGFFISHGHEGDLFAPRRTLAWLTDLGHAPQHVRERVRDADVLVIEANYCPRLLEADTKRPWSVKQRINGRHGHLSNEAARELLQSVANPRWRHVFFAHLSRDCNSPAAVEAACGPALAALRCSFSVVAPGGASELLEF, translated from the coding sequence ATGCCCGTGCGGTTTCGCATTCTCGGCAGCGGCAGCAACGGCAACGCCGCTCTTCTCTCCACCGGCGACACTCGCGTGCTCGTGGACGCGGGCTTTTCCGCGCGCCGCCTCGGCGAAATGCTCGCCGCCGCGGGCGAATCGCTGGAGCGGATCGACGCCATTTTCCTCACGCACGAGCATGGCGATCACGCCGCAGGGCTGAGCGGCCTCGCGAAGCACCCGCACATCCGCGTCTTCGCGAATCACGCCACGGCGCAGGCCGTGCAGCGCTCGCTCAAGCATCGCGCCAACTGGCAGGTGTTCGAGACGGGCGCGACATTCCGCTTCCGCGACCTCGAGGTGAGCGCCTTCTCGGTGCCGCACGACGCGCAGGACCCGGTCGGCTTTTTCATCTCGCACGGACACGAGGGCGATCTCTTCGCGCCGCGCCGCACGCTCGCGTGGCTGACCGACCTCGGCCATGCGCCGCAGCACGTGCGCGAGCGCGTGCGCGACGCCGATGTGCTGGTGATCGAGGCGAACTACTGCCCGCGCCTGCTCGAGGCCGACACGAAGCGCCCGTGGTCGGTGAAGCAGCGCATCAACGGCCGGCACGGCCACCTTTCCAACGAAGCCGCGCGCGAACTGCTGCAATCCGTCGCGAATCCGCGCTGGCGCCACGTGTTCTTCGCGCACCTCAGCCGCGACTGCAATTCACCCGCGGCGGTCGAGGCCGCGTGCGGGCCGGCATTGGCAGCGCTGCGATGCAGCTTCTCGGTCGTCGCGCCGGGCGGCGCGAGCGAGCTGCTGGAGTTTTGA
- a CDS encoding MFS transporter, whose protein sequence is MSLSIVALCLLVVVGIYFYNNPLKHGPWFLSRRFINWFPLGMTYSFLYMGRYNLAVAKNSFGALMTNQDFGIIFAAGTWVYALSFLVNGPLVDKIGGKKGIIIAGVGSALANIAMGVVTWLVVTQRMQLNLVWVLSITYALNMYFQSYGAVSIIKVKANWFHVRERGVFGAIFGTLISFGVYFAFDWVEAIIDMTKLHADGAMGGLTALLQRVFVPAGATTDATWAAFFVPAAIILFWVLLDWWLIKETPEDAGFPHLDTHDASSGHMHEEYTTLDLLKKVFGSPLMLMLAGVELTSGVLRNGIMQWYKIFAHDVPQPGAEAILKNWGLLLCIFGIIGGFAGGLISDKFFQSRRGPPAAIFSAFMLMMAAVMAMTIFSMPVLVGVAALLIVAAVTGVHSLMSGTAAADFGGRKATATCSGIVDGCVYLGSGVQSVCVGYLSGLSWRWWPMFLIPFALAGGIIAWRIWNELPAATRKYIDEHENKPTSA, encoded by the coding sequence ATGTCGCTCAGCATCGTCGCCCTCTGCCTTCTCGTCGTCGTCGGCATCTACTTCTACAACAACCCGCTCAAGCACGGCCCGTGGTTCCTGAGCCGGCGGTTCATCAACTGGTTCCCGCTGGGGATGACCTACTCGTTCCTCTACATGGGGCGCTACAACTTGGCGGTGGCGAAGAATTCCTTCGGCGCGCTGATGACCAACCAGGACTTCGGCATCATTTTCGCCGCGGGCACGTGGGTCTACGCACTGTCGTTCCTCGTCAACGGCCCGCTGGTGGACAAGATCGGCGGCAAGAAGGGCATCATCATCGCCGGCGTGGGCTCGGCGCTCGCGAACATCGCGATGGGCGTCGTGACTTGGCTGGTCGTCACGCAGCGGATGCAGCTGAACCTCGTGTGGGTGCTCTCGATCACCTACGCGCTGAACATGTATTTCCAGAGCTACGGCGCGGTCTCGATCATCAAGGTGAAAGCGAACTGGTTCCACGTGCGCGAGCGCGGCGTGTTTGGCGCGATCTTCGGGACGCTGATCTCCTTCGGCGTCTATTTCGCCTTCGACTGGGTCGAGGCGATCATCGACATGACGAAGCTTCACGCCGACGGCGCGATGGGCGGGCTCACGGCCCTGTTGCAACGGGTCTTCGTGCCGGCAGGGGCGACGACCGATGCGACTTGGGCGGCGTTCTTCGTGCCGGCGGCGATCATCCTTTTCTGGGTCTTGCTCGACTGGTGGCTCATCAAGGAAACGCCCGAAGACGCCGGTTTCCCGCACCTCGACACGCACGACGCCTCCTCCGGCCACATGCACGAGGAATACACCACGCTCGACCTGTTGAAAAAAGTCTTTGGCAGCCCGCTCATGCTGATGCTGGCCGGTGTGGAGCTGACGTCCGGCGTCCTGCGCAACGGCATCATGCAGTGGTATAAAATCTTCGCCCACGACGTGCCGCAGCCCGGCGCCGAGGCCATTCTCAAGAACTGGGGCCTGCTGCTTTGCATCTTCGGCATCATCGGCGGCTTCGCCGGCGGGTTGATCTCGGACAAGTTCTTCCAATCGCGACGCGGGCCGCCGGCGGCGATTTTCTCCGCGTTCATGCTCATGATGGCCGCGGTGATGGCCATGACCATCTTCTCGATGCCAGTGCTGGTTGGCGTGGCCGCGCTGCTGATCGTCGCCGCCGTCACCGGCGTGCACTCGCTGATGTCCGGCACGGCCGCGGCGGATTTCGGCGGCCGCAAGGCCACCGCGACATGCTCCGGCATCGTCGATGGCTGCGTCTATCTCGGTAGCGGTGTGCAGTCCGTGTGCGTCGGCTACCTCTCGGGCCTGAGCTGGCGCTGGTGGCCGATGTTCCTCATCCCCTTCGCGCTGGCCGGCGGCATCATCGCCTGGCGCATCTGGAACGAGCTGCCCGCGGCGACGCGCAAATACATCGACGAACACGAGAACAAGCCGACTTCGGCCTGA
- a CDS encoding SDR family oxidoreductase gives MKSKSPAPVVLITGASQGIGAALARVFAAEVKGVRLALVARHARNLRAVAAECTALGAEAATFPGDASDEAAVAKLARAVAKRFGAVDVLINNAGAFTQAKFADTTVAAFDHMIAVNLRSAFLVTRAFLPAMTARRRGDIFFMSSIAGLGAYPNAAAYCAAKFGVTGLAQVLRAETREAGVRVCCVHPGATWSPSWSGSGVAPERIMPAEDVARAFLDVYRLGRTTVVEEIVLRPQRGDL, from the coding sequence ATGAAATCGAAATCCCCCGCCCCCGTCGTGCTCATCACCGGCGCCTCGCAAGGCATCGGCGCCGCCCTCGCCCGCGTGTTCGCCGCCGAAGTGAAAGGCGTCCGTCTCGCGCTGGTCGCCCGCCACGCGCGCAACCTGCGCGCGGTCGCCGCCGAGTGCACCGCGCTCGGCGCGGAGGCCGCGACGTTCCCGGGCGACGCGAGCGACGAGGCCGCCGTGGCGAAGCTGGCGCGCGCCGTGGCGAAGCGCTTCGGTGCCGTCGACGTCCTGATCAACAACGCCGGTGCGTTCACGCAGGCGAAGTTTGCCGACACGACGGTCGCGGCGTTCGATCACATGATCGCGGTGAACCTGCGCAGCGCGTTCCTCGTCACGCGGGCGTTCCTGCCCGCGATGACGGCGCGGCGGCGCGGGGATATTTTCTTCATGAGTTCGATCGCGGGACTCGGCGCGTATCCGAACGCCGCGGCGTATTGCGCCGCAAAATTCGGCGTGACCGGCCTCGCACAGGTGTTGCGCGCCGAGACGCGCGAGGCCGGCGTGCGCGTGTGTTGCGTGCATCCGGGGGCGACGTGGTCGCCCTCGTGGAGCGGGAGCGGCGTGGCGCCGGAGCGCATCATGCCGGCCGAGGATGTGGCCCGCGCATTCCTCGACGTTTATCGGTTGGGTCGCACGACCGTGGTGGAAGAGATCGTGTTGCGGCCGCAGCGCGGCGACCTGTGA
- a CDS encoding GTP cyclohydrolase I FolE2, with protein MSKSKPMYLHRSAAGTAPRIARGYDAKFRATPAYRASLPDMMEAAHDAIQGANVPIQQVGIHNFKLPLKYRAKSGETHTLETSVTGTVSLEAELKGINMSRIMRTFYEHKDEVTTGEWMGKVLKNYLRNIDSKDARLKISFSYPMLRESLRSGLEGYQFYNVAFEGVMTRDGRYRRFIHFDFVYSSACPCSAELSEHARDHRAAYTVPHSQRSKARVTVEEAPGKKIWIEDIHALCLRALQTETQVMVKREDEQAFAELNGAYLKFVEDAARLLYKEFDAEKRIVDFRIACSHLESLHSHDAVSVICKGVKGGFTADFMDFGALLC; from the coding sequence ATGAGCAAATCGAAGCCGATGTATCTCCACCGTTCCGCCGCCGGCACCGCGCCGCGCATCGCGCGCGGCTACGACGCGAAGTTCCGCGCCACGCCGGCCTATCGCGCCTCGCTGCCGGACATGATGGAGGCGGCGCACGACGCCATCCAGGGCGCGAACGTCCCGATCCAGCAGGTCGGCATCCACAACTTCAAACTGCCGCTCAAATACCGCGCGAAGTCCGGCGAGACGCACACGCTCGAGACCAGCGTCACCGGCACGGTGTCGCTCGAGGCCGAGCTGAAGGGCATCAACATGAGCCGCATCATGCGGACCTTCTACGAGCACAAGGACGAGGTCACGACCGGCGAGTGGATGGGCAAGGTGCTGAAAAATTACCTGCGCAACATCGACAGCAAGGATGCGCGCCTGAAAATTTCGTTCTCCTACCCGATGCTGCGCGAGAGCCTGCGCAGCGGCCTCGAGGGCTACCAATTCTACAACGTCGCGTTCGAGGGCGTGATGACCCGCGACGGACGCTACCGGCGCTTCATCCACTTCGACTTCGTCTACTCGTCCGCCTGTCCGTGCTCCGCCGAACTCAGCGAGCATGCGCGCGACCACCGCGCCGCCTACACCGTGCCGCATTCGCAACGCAGCAAGGCGCGCGTCACCGTCGAGGAGGCGCCGGGGAAGAAAATCTGGATCGAGGACATCCATGCACTCTGCCTGCGCGCGCTCCAGACCGAGACGCAGGTGATGGTGAAGCGCGAGGACGAGCAGGCGTTCGCCGAGCTCAATGGCGCGTATCTCAAGTTCGTCGAGGACGCCGCGCGGCTGCTCTACAAGGAGTTCGACGCGGAGAAGCGCATCGTCGACTTCCGCATCGCGTGCTCGCACCTCGAGTCGCTGCACTCGCACGACGCCGTGAGCGTGATTTGCAAGGGCGTGAAGGGCGGCTTCACCGCCGACTTCATGGATTTCGGCGCGCTGCTCTGCTGA
- a CDS encoding 6-carboxytetrahydropterin synthase, with amino-acid sequence MPAKRTARSRRPATARAAQPAAVRVLDGVVTITRQVHFNSAHRLYNPTKSLAWNQAQYGLCTNPHWHGHNYVLEVSLRGRPDPVTGYLMDLAELKRILQRAIVDKCDHRNLNDEVDFLRGIIPSTENLVIAFWHEIAPHINLPHARLHCVRLYETPRNFAEYFGPASA; translated from the coding sequence ATGCCTGCGAAACGCACCGCCCGTTCCCGTCGTCCCGCCACCGCCCGCGCGGCCCAGCCGGCGGCCGTGCGCGTGCTCGACGGGGTCGTGACGATCACGCGCCAGGTGCATTTCAACTCCGCGCACCGGCTCTACAACCCGACGAAGAGCCTCGCGTGGAATCAGGCGCAATACGGCCTCTGCACCAATCCACACTGGCACGGCCACAACTACGTCCTCGAAGTTTCCCTGCGCGGCCGGCCCGACCCGGTGACCGGCTACCTCATGGACCTCGCCGAGCTGAAGCGCATCCTCCAGCGCGCCATCGTCGACAAGTGCGATCACCGCAACCTGAACGACGAAGTCGATTTCCTCCGCGGCATCATTCCCTCGACCGAGAACCTCGTGATCGCGTTCTGGCATGAGATCGCGCCGCACATCAACCTGCCGCACGCGCGCCTGCACTGCGTGCGACTTTACGAAACCCCACGCAACTTCGCCGAATATTTCGGCCCCGCGTCCGCCTGA